A portion of the Eubacterium maltosivorans genome contains these proteins:
- a CDS encoding GlsB/YeaQ/YmgE family stress response membrane protein, which translates to MFHLIWVLIIGGIIGAIAGAITSRRLPAGWVGNIVAGIIGSYLGELLLGNWGPQIAGMAVFPSIIGAIILVVIVSLILGLGRKES; encoded by the coding sequence ATGTTCCACCTCATTTGGGTTTTAATTATCGGCGGCATCATCGGTGCCATCGCCGGAGCTATAACAAGCAGAAGACTGCCAGCCGGCTGGGTCGGCAATATCGTTGCCGGGATCATCGGTTCATATCTCGGCGAATTACTTTTAGGCAACTGGGGACCGCAGATTGCCGGTATGGCGGTTTTCCCGTCTATTATCGGAGCGATCATCCTCGTTGTCATTGTATCCCTTATTCTTGGTTTAGGAAGAAAAGAAAGCTGA